One Bombus vancouverensis nearcticus chromosome 7, iyBomVanc1_principal, whole genome shotgun sequence DNA window includes the following coding sequences:
- the ecd gene encoding ecdysoneless cell cycle regulator: MAYTKIPKVKEDDVLECFLYPKICYTKPSITITEEILLQEITKFNEVIAPYIEGYIWHNDNLIFHPRTKEALLLEKLIENSTTVGECNILPHIYIRLRFDEDISDEWFVVFLIFKLTQAFNGLIAKVIDSDGEFLLIEAANVLPPWANPETCENHVFVYNGELHIIREKHKTWLDLLNNLWEKPYFYRASEKVQDVLKRRINIYPSEIEKRHHKARVFLPEKAVSILRQEPRLIALIIRTICHSDPLERKVCRAMKYFPPEQRIMVNVKMTKCLYAMANHCRYTGDPRTGWNIPPITYSKYNAHILGIKIACGLEMLIARANEELRRREKRSVNNSEKLKANEDVLNTYLSRLEVNGYFKNLLKGSEEYEKLLNAAKDYYFKYFNLYNSITDINKSDAEKVLEAWENIQSNDVELHAQDEAALSPADSDSWLNVDPIQLETFLNEKWGNTKSKKHKQESLSLKEKVQMFLNQNSDIDGVQFLEDLSTEVDGMYDPEDNGKVEFDADIFDSTLRGILDLAVPGNEGEFEGSSEGSLGEDDEDKRNEMDKYMRLLNSEIQSQIEKDEDSETNKSSDVIEDNLLKSITEEAGGSGPTGNIIGRPARQLLHLQLQSPTTVPPDLQS, translated from the exons ATGGCTTATACAAAAATACCTAAAGTTAAAGAAGATGATGTGCTTGAATGTTTCCTTTatccaaaaatttgttatacaaAACCTTCAATAACTATAACAGAGGAAATTCTCTTACAAGAAATTACAAAGTTCAATGAAGTAATTGCACCGTATATTGAAGGTTATATTTGGCataatgataatttaatttttcatcctAGAACAAAAGAAGCATTATTACTGGAAAAGCTTATTGAAAATTCTACAACTGTAGGag AATGTAATATATTGCCTCACATTTATATACGCTTACGTTTTGATGAAGATATAAGTGATGAATGGTTTGTGGTCTTTCTGATATTTAAACTTACCCAGGCTTTTAATGGATTAATTGCTAAAGTTATAGATTCTGACGGtgaatttcttttaattgaagCTGCAAATGTTTTGCCCCCATGGGCTAATCCTGAAACATGTGAAAACCATGTATTTGTATATAATGGTGAATTGCACATTATTCGCGAAAAACATAAAACATGGTTGGATTTGTTAAATAATCTTTGGGAGAAGCCATATTTTTACAGAGCTTCGGAGAAAGTACAAGATGTCTTAAAAAGAcgaattaatatttatcctAGTGAGATTGAAAAAAGACATCACAAGGCTCGAGTCTTTTTACCTGAGAAAGCAGTTTCAATACTTCGACAAGAACCAAGACTGATTGCATTAATTATTCGAACAATTTGCCACTCTGATCCActtgaaagaaaa GTTTGTCGTGCTATGAAATATTTTCCTCCTGAACAACGTATTATGGTTAATGTAAAAATGACTAAATGTTTGTATGCAATGGCAAATCATTGTCGATATACTGGAGACCCAAGGACAGGCTGGAATATACCCCCAATAACTTATTCAAAGTATAATGCACACATACTTGGAATTAAAATAGCATGTGGTTTAGAAATGTTAATTGCTCGTGCAAATGAAGAActtagaagaagagaaaaaagatcagttaataattctgagaaattaaaagcaaatgaagatgttttaaatacatatttaagcCGTTTAGAAGTTAATGGCTATTTTAAAAATCTTTTAAAAGGTAGCGAAGAATATGAAAAACTCTTGAATGCAGCAAAAGATTATTACTTCAAATACTTTAATCTATATAATTCTATTACCGACATTAATAAAAGTGATGCTGAAAAGGTTTTAGAAGCATGGGAAAACATACAGTCCAATGATGTTGAATTACATg CACAAGATGAAGCTGCATTAAGTCCTGCAGATAGTGATAGTTGGTTAAATGTAGATCCAATACAGTTAGAAACATTTTTGAACGAAAAGTGGGGAAATACTAAAAGCAAGAAACATAAACAAGAATCATTAAGTCTTAAAGAAAAAGTACAGATGTTCTTAAATCAAAATAGTGATATTGATGGTGTACAATTTTTAGA AGATCTTTCAACAGAAGTTGATGGAATGTATGATCCAGAGGACAATGGAAAAGTTGAATTCGATGCAGACATATTTGATAGTACATTACGAGGAATATTAGATTTAGCTGTTCCAGGAAATGAAGGAGAATTTGAAGGAAGTTCAGAGGGATCCTTGGGTGAAGATGATGaagataaaagaaatgaaatggaCAAATATATGCGATTGTTAAATTCAGAAATACAGTCTCAAATAGAAAAAGATGAAGACTCTGAGACAAATAAAAGCTCTGATGTTATAGaagataatttgttaaaaagtATTACAGAAGAAGCAGGTGGTTCAGGTCCAACTGGAAATATAATAGGTAGACCTGCTCGACAACTTCTGCACTTACAATTACAATCACCCACTACAGTACCTCCTGATTTACaaagttaa
- the LOC117161639 gene encoding tether containing UBX domain for GLUT4 isoform X1, with protein MATNKNVIVLVPNGRRQNVGVTPNTTILQILEQVCQKHGYNVDSYDLKHFNHVLDPNAILRFTGLANNAQLEMVPCTKIRSVSNVTIGIQLENGERLMSEFTSNVTLAEILKHVNFNEDLEKIILIYMHREISGVEALKNTTLKSLGLVNGKAVLRLIQKRPQSIGNISLTTSKTVKIAENFNIHKRDSGNEYSLIADTNETSECMTSTGKQTQKLGELKTCSQNEERKIMKREYENNIIPSTSTDNYTGNQILLQPCNKHETDDLNNIEFLGERNALVFDQTTIQRNFRDELPDDFYDLTVDDAKILLRDAKRYRKELEEAPLLTNIQRQSNQEKRILNQLNKYHYTIIRIQFPDQFVLQGLFQPMETVQAIKDFIKCYLIDANSDFIIFTTPPKRNLNPNSRLVNENLVPCAIVYYSGSSALKLDVKEKFTDPKKVELQVANVRKSMLNKNENINNDTNTRSTFNTPTNNESVTEKGSKIPKWLNPSFK; from the exons atggCTACAAATAAAAACGTCATAGTACTTGTGCCAAATGGTCGTCGACAAAATGTTGGAGTAACTCCAAATACAACAATACTACAA ATTCTGGAACAGGTGTGTCAAAAGCATGGATACAATGTAGATTCTTATGACCTTAA ACATTTTAATCATGTATTAGACCCTAATGCTATATTACGATTTACCGGATTAGCAAATAATGCACAATTAGAAATGGTACCTTGTACAAAAATACGTTCCGTTTCCAATGTCACAATAGGTATACAGTTAGAAAATGGGGAAAGATTAATGAGCGAATTTACATCTAATGTAACATTAGCTGAAATTTTAAAGCATGTAAATTTTAATGAAGATttggaaaaaattattttaatttacatgcATCGTGAG ATTTCTGGAGTAGAAGCTTTAAAAAATACTACTCTGAAGTCATTAGGACTCGTCAATGGTAAAGCTGTATTACGATTAATACAAAAACGACCTCAAAGCATAGGTAATATTTCTTTGACAACATCAAAAACAGTTAAGATTGCTGAAAACTTCAATATACATAAAAGAGATTCTGGAAATGAATATTCATTAATTGCAGATACTAATGAAACATCAGAATGTATGACTTCTACAGGAAAGCAAACACAGAAACTAGGAGAATTAAAAACATGTTCTCAGaacgaagagagaaaaataatgaaaagagaatatgaaaataatataataccaTCCACTAGTACAGATAACTATACTGGAAACCAAATTTTATTGCAGCCATGCAACAAACATGAAACAgatgatttaaataatatagaatTC TTAGGTGAAAGAAATGCTTTGGTATTCGATCAAACTACAATTCAACGAAACTTTAGAGATGAATTACCAGATGATTTTTATGATCTAACAGTTGATGATGCAAAAATATTATTAAGAGATGCTAAACGTTATAGAAAAGAATTAGAAGAAGCACCTCTCCTAACAAATATTCAACGACAATCCAATCAAGAAAAGCGAATATTAaatcaattaaataaatatcattatacAATTATCCGTATACAATTTCCAGATCAATTTGTTCTGCAGGGTTTATTTCAACCAATGGAAACTGTTCAAGCAATCAAAGATTTTATAAAATGCTATTTGATTGATGCAAATAGtgacttcataattt TTACTACGCCACCGAAACGTAATTTGAACCCTAATTCTCGCTTAGTTAATGAAAATTTAGTTCCTTGTGCTATCGTTTATTATTCTGGGTCATCAGCTCTTAAATTGGATGTAAAGGAAAAGTTTACAGATCCTAAGAAAGTTGAACTGCAAGTAGCTAATGTTAG GAAATCAATgctaaataaaaatgagaatATAAATAATGATACAAATACTAGATCGACATTTAATACACCAACAAATAATGAATCCGTAACTGAAAAAGGAAGTAAAATTCCAAAGTGGTTAAATCcatcatttaaataa
- the LOC117161639 gene encoding tether containing UBX domain for GLUT4 isoform X2, whose amino-acid sequence MATNKNVIVLVPNGRRQNVGVTPNTTILQILEQVCQKHGYNVDSYDLKHFNHVLDPNAILRFTGLANNAQLEMVPCTKIRSVSNVTIGIQLENGERLMSEFTSNVTLAEILKHVNFNEDLEKIILIYMHREISGVEALKNTTLKSLGLVNGKAVLRLIQKRPQSIDTNETSECMTSTGKQTQKLGELKTCSQNEERKIMKREYENNIIPSTSTDNYTGNQILLQPCNKHETDDLNNIEFLGERNALVFDQTTIQRNFRDELPDDFYDLTVDDAKILLRDAKRYRKELEEAPLLTNIQRQSNQEKRILNQLNKYHYTIIRIQFPDQFVLQGLFQPMETVQAIKDFIKCYLIDANSDFIIFTTPPKRNLNPNSRLVNENLVPCAIVYYSGSSALKLDVKEKFTDPKKVELQVANVRKSMLNKNENINNDTNTRSTFNTPTNNESVTEKGSKIPKWLNPSFK is encoded by the exons atggCTACAAATAAAAACGTCATAGTACTTGTGCCAAATGGTCGTCGACAAAATGTTGGAGTAACTCCAAATACAACAATACTACAA ATTCTGGAACAGGTGTGTCAAAAGCATGGATACAATGTAGATTCTTATGACCTTAA ACATTTTAATCATGTATTAGACCCTAATGCTATATTACGATTTACCGGATTAGCAAATAATGCACAATTAGAAATGGTACCTTGTACAAAAATACGTTCCGTTTCCAATGTCACAATAGGTATACAGTTAGAAAATGGGGAAAGATTAATGAGCGAATTTACATCTAATGTAACATTAGCTGAAATTTTAAAGCATGTAAATTTTAATGAAGATttggaaaaaattattttaatttacatgcATCGTGAG ATTTCTGGAGTAGAAGCTTTAAAAAATACTACTCTGAAGTCATTAGGACTCGTCAATGGTAAAGCTGTATTACGATTAATACAAAAACGACCTCAAAGCATAG ATACTAATGAAACATCAGAATGTATGACTTCTACAGGAAAGCAAACACAGAAACTAGGAGAATTAAAAACATGTTCTCAGaacgaagagagaaaaataatgaaaagagaatatgaaaataatataataccaTCCACTAGTACAGATAACTATACTGGAAACCAAATTTTATTGCAGCCATGCAACAAACATGAAACAgatgatttaaataatatagaatTC TTAGGTGAAAGAAATGCTTTGGTATTCGATCAAACTACAATTCAACGAAACTTTAGAGATGAATTACCAGATGATTTTTATGATCTAACAGTTGATGATGCAAAAATATTATTAAGAGATGCTAAACGTTATAGAAAAGAATTAGAAGAAGCACCTCTCCTAACAAATATTCAACGACAATCCAATCAAGAAAAGCGAATATTAaatcaattaaataaatatcattatacAATTATCCGTATACAATTTCCAGATCAATTTGTTCTGCAGGGTTTATTTCAACCAATGGAAACTGTTCAAGCAATCAAAGATTTTATAAAATGCTATTTGATTGATGCAAATAGtgacttcataattt TTACTACGCCACCGAAACGTAATTTGAACCCTAATTCTCGCTTAGTTAATGAAAATTTAGTTCCTTGTGCTATCGTTTATTATTCTGGGTCATCAGCTCTTAAATTGGATGTAAAGGAAAAGTTTACAGATCCTAAGAAAGTTGAACTGCAAGTAGCTAATGTTAG GAAATCAATgctaaataaaaatgagaatATAAATAATGATACAAATACTAGATCGACATTTAATACACCAACAAATAATGAATCCGTAACTGAAAAAGGAAGTAAAATTCCAAAGTGGTTAAATCcatcatttaaataa
- the LOC117161643 gene encoding uncharacterized protein LOC117161643 isoform X1 yields MTMIQFNWIWKIIIQYMMLILHTQPEIVNTERSMKTIFSCLNRTAGFYADINAGCKIYHTCDEYGNKFTYHCPEETAFRQDALICDHAHLVQCQGSIISSTKEYIKEEKDNSSDTKHSIHNDQSLFHSFYTTQPTNTSNKERHGFVFNSRQIFKNFNEAETTGRDIISPFYPLSYINYTTNIPIDHSINTQSMRIISQYNENGLRQNENFSTPSQSFHEKDKLNEKLIRMNQKGYLYQKVSDALYNFLKLPSNTFSGSNQTQENNVKNYQSTKNPIDFLKLSSINYRNYPYLETLKSIQKNTKMISTTVHSTTASMTLSTTEIPVYALTLSLKPLIPSELEYDPYYPKFSTTTQPYYTSTQNLKEWSTQTVRSTTHLELPAVLPDLNSLDDIVDRRKLLYIPRIKLN; encoded by the exons aTGACAATGATCCAGTTTAACTGGATTTGGAAAATTATTATCCAGTATATGATGCTTATTCTGCACACTCAGCCTGAGATAGTT AATACGGAGAGGTCTATGAAaacaatattttcatgtttaaaCCGAACTGCTGGTTTTTACGCAGATATTAATGCTGGTTGTAAGATATATCACACTTGTGATGAATATGGAAATAAATTCACTTATCATTGTCCTGAGGAAACTGCTTTTCGACAAGATGCTCTGATATGTGATCATGCTCATCTTGTGCAATGCCAAGGAAGTATTATTTCTAGTACAAAAGAATAtattaaagaagaaaaggaCAATAGTTCTGATACAAAACACTCAATACATAACGATCAATccctttttcattctttttacaCAACACAACCAACAAACACAAGTAATAAAGAAAGACACGGATTTGTATTTAATTCAAGAcaaatttttaagaattttaatgAGGCAGAAACAACTGGAAGGGATATAATAAGCCCATTTTATCCATTaagttatattaattatactacAAATATTCCTATTGATCATTCTATAAATACACAATCTATGCGTATAATTAGTCAATATAATGAAAATGGATTAAgacaaaatgaaaatttttctaCTCCCAGTCAAAGCTTCCATGAGAAGGATAAACTTAATGAAAAACTAATAAGAATGAATCAAAAAGGTTATTTATATCAAAAAGTAAGTGATGCTTTatacaattttctaaaattacctTCAAATACATTTTCTGGAAGTAATCAAACTCAGGAGAATAATGTAAAAAACTATCAATCGACAAAGAATCCTATTGACTTTTTAAAATTATCATCTATAAATTATAGGAATTATCCATATTTAGAAACTTTGAAATCTATACAAAAGAATACAAAAATGATTTCTACTACAGTTCATAGTACAACAGCAAGTATGACACTATCTACTACAGAAATACCTGTGTATGCTTTAACATTGTCTTTAAAACCTTTAATACCAAGCGAACTAGAATATGATCCatattatccaaaattctcaacaacaaCACAACCTTATTATACTTCTACGCAAAACCTAAAAGAATGGTCTACTCAAACAGTGCGGTCAACTACTCATCTTGAACTTCCAGCAGTTTTACCAGACTTAAATTCTTTGGATGACATTGTTGATCGCAGAAAGTTACTTTATATTCctcgaattaaattaaattaa
- the LOC117161643 gene encoding uncharacterized protein LOC117161643 isoform X2 — protein MKTIFSCLNRTAGFYADINAGCKIYHTCDEYGNKFTYHCPEETAFRQDALICDHAHLVQCQGSIISSTKEYIKEEKDNSSDTKHSIHNDQSLFHSFYTTQPTNTSNKERHGFVFNSRQIFKNFNEAETTGRDIISPFYPLSYINYTTNIPIDHSINTQSMRIISQYNENGLRQNENFSTPSQSFHEKDKLNEKLIRMNQKGYLYQKVSDALYNFLKLPSNTFSGSNQTQENNVKNYQSTKNPIDFLKLSSINYRNYPYLETLKSIQKNTKMISTTVHSTTASMTLSTTEIPVYALTLSLKPLIPSELEYDPYYPKFSTTTQPYYTSTQNLKEWSTQTVRSTTHLELPAVLPDLNSLDDIVDRRKLLYIPRIKLN, from the coding sequence ATGAAaacaatattttcatgtttaaaCCGAACTGCTGGTTTTTACGCAGATATTAATGCTGGTTGTAAGATATATCACACTTGTGATGAATATGGAAATAAATTCACTTATCATTGTCCTGAGGAAACTGCTTTTCGACAAGATGCTCTGATATGTGATCATGCTCATCTTGTGCAATGCCAAGGAAGTATTATTTCTAGTACAAAAGAATAtattaaagaagaaaaggaCAATAGTTCTGATACAAAACACTCAATACATAACGATCAATccctttttcattctttttacaCAACACAACCAACAAACACAAGTAATAAAGAAAGACACGGATTTGTATTTAATTCAAGAcaaatttttaagaattttaatgAGGCAGAAACAACTGGAAGGGATATAATAAGCCCATTTTATCCATTaagttatattaattatactacAAATATTCCTATTGATCATTCTATAAATACACAATCTATGCGTATAATTAGTCAATATAATGAAAATGGATTAAgacaaaatgaaaatttttctaCTCCCAGTCAAAGCTTCCATGAGAAGGATAAACTTAATGAAAAACTAATAAGAATGAATCAAAAAGGTTATTTATATCAAAAAGTAAGTGATGCTTTatacaattttctaaaattacctTCAAATACATTTTCTGGAAGTAATCAAACTCAGGAGAATAATGTAAAAAACTATCAATCGACAAAGAATCCTATTGACTTTTTAAAATTATCATCTATAAATTATAGGAATTATCCATATTTAGAAACTTTGAAATCTATACAAAAGAATACAAAAATGATTTCTACTACAGTTCATAGTACAACAGCAAGTATGACACTATCTACTACAGAAATACCTGTGTATGCTTTAACATTGTCTTTAAAACCTTTAATACCAAGCGAACTAGAATATGATCCatattatccaaaattctcaacaacaaCACAACCTTATTATACTTCTACGCAAAACCTAAAAGAATGGTCTACTCAAACAGTGCGGTCAACTACTCATCTTGAACTTCCAGCAGTTTTACCAGACTTAAATTCTTTGGATGACATTGTTGATCGCAGAAAGTTACTTTATATTCctcgaattaaattaaattaa